CAGGAGATGACTGGAGCACTCGACGATCCGAACCATCGAGCCGGTGGGGAATATGCAGATCACTTGCGCCAGAAGAGCCACCACCTCGCTGTTGAACACGGTTTTCGATTCGCGGGCCAGTTCACGCAGGGCTTGTTCCGGACTCAAGGGCACACCCGACCGTCCGGAGATGAGATTGTCATAGGCGTCGGCGGCAGCGATGATCTCGGCAAAGGGAAAGATATATTGACGAGCATCGTGGCCGTTCAGATAGGGCTTACTGTTGCGGCCCTGCAGTCCGCCCGGATAGCCCAGTCCATCCTGCCGTTCGTGGTGATGAAGGATGGCCGTCTGAGCCATGAACAGGCGGTCGGTGCTGTTGGCGAGCAGCAGCTTGCCCAAGAGCGGATGTTCGCGCAGGGCGGCGCGGTCGGCCTCGGTATAGTCGGCGGGAGACTTTTCGAGCAACTCGGACAGGGCAAGTTTTCCGAGGTCGTGTAGAAAGGCTCCCGTTCCCAACTCGAGCAGGTCGCGCCGGCTGTACATGAGCCGTCGGCCGGCCATCAGCGCAATCAGCGCGGTGTCCAACGCGTGTTCGGTGTTATATCCCACGCGACTCTTAATGAGGAGCTGGTTGAGCACCTGGGCGCTGGAGTCGAGGATTTCGTCC
The sequence above is a segment of the bacterium genome. Coding sequences within it:
- a CDS encoding HD domain-containing protein is translated as MRICSVSDLQPGMELGKSLFDEKGRLLLRAGFALDSEVLKRLVSTGRSAVYIHEDGTDDIIPEEVVSEETCSRAVQAFSYTMDRVVEAVSLRPDVPPDKLHMVVKRGAEYRNVVNVEQVSGEITSIVDEILDSSAQVLNQLLIKSRVGYNTEHALDTALIALMAGRRLMYSRRDLLELGTGAFLHDLGKLALSELLEKSPADYTEADRAALREHPLLGKLLLANSTDRLFMAQTAILHHHERQDGLGYPGGLQGRNSKPYLNGHDARQYIFPFAEIIAAADAYDNLISGRSGVPLSPEQALRELARESKTVFNSEVVALLAQVICIFPTGSMVRIVECSSHLLIGTQGVVMKPNDDKPHQPILVLMRDANGRKITPKTLDLSAEQSALLELIL